A single window of Spirochaetaceae bacterium DNA harbors:
- a CDS encoding altronate dehydratase family protein produces the protein MQDCILINHADNVAVALKNLASGSEISVGNHKVTLKEEIPAGHKIALQDFKTGDNIVKYGNPIGHAIKDIPIGSHVHTHNIKTNLSGLSSYSFEQNLAAISFGKNHAERKILAYPRKNGEVGIRNELWIVPLVGCVNGVANAAVKAFEKNYDTGHIDYINVLAHPYGCSQLGIDHENTKAILQNLVKHPNAGGVLVFGLGCENNLMADFKATLGDYDESRTRFLVAQEVDDEQAEIVKLLTQLADGMKGDKRQEFPISKLKIGLKCGGSDGFSGITANPLVGLFSDYLVNLGGTSILAEVPEMFGAEKLLMARSIDKEVFAKNVAMINDFKQYFIDNKQEIYENPSPGNKEGGITTLEDKSLGCTQKAGVATVVDVLKYTERVKKNGLNLFNTPGNDLVASSGMAAAGAHLVLFTTGRGNPYGTVVPTVKIATNSTIAGRKPHWFDFNAGVILESGEVESALESFIDVVTAIASGQKAKNELAGMQELAIFKSGVTL, from the coding sequence ATGCAAGATTGTATTCTAATTAACCATGCCGATAATGTAGCTGTGGCTTTAAAAAATTTAGCTTCCGGCTCGGAAATTTCTGTAGGAAATCATAAGGTTACCTTAAAGGAAGAGATACCGGCCGGCCACAAAATTGCTTTGCAAGATTTTAAAACGGGCGATAATATTGTTAAGTACGGCAATCCTATCGGCCATGCTATAAAAGACATACCTATTGGCAGCCACGTGCATACCCACAATATTAAAACTAACTTAAGCGGGTTAAGCAGTTATAGCTTTGAGCAAAATTTGGCCGCCATTAGCTTTGGTAAAAACCATGCCGAGCGGAAAATTCTGGCCTATCCGCGTAAAAATGGCGAAGTTGGCATACGTAATGAGTTATGGATAGTACCGCTGGTGGGTTGTGTTAATGGGGTGGCTAACGCCGCCGTTAAAGCCTTTGAAAAAAATTACGACACCGGCCATATCGATTATATTAATGTGCTGGCTCACCCTTATGGTTGCAGCCAGCTAGGAATTGACCACGAAAATACCAAAGCCATTTTGCAAAATTTGGTTAAACACCCTAACGCCGGCGGTGTACTGGTTTTTGGACTGGGTTGCGAAAATAATTTAATGGCCGATTTTAAAGCCACGCTGGGCGACTACGATGAAAGCCGTACAAGGTTTTTAGTGGCCCAAGAGGTTGATGACGAACAGGCCGAAATTGTCAAGCTGCTTACTCAGTTAGCCGATGGTATGAAAGGCGATAAACGTCAGGAATTTCCGATTAGTAAGCTAAAAATTGGTCTAAAATGCGGCGGCAGCGATGGCTTTAGCGGTATTACGGCTAATCCATTGGTGGGGCTCTTTTCGGATTATTTGGTCAATTTGGGCGGTACCAGCATACTGGCTGAAGTACCCGAAATGTTTGGGGCCGAAAAGTTATTGATGGCACGCAGTATCGATAAAGAAGTGTTTGCTAAAAATGTGGCTATGATTAACGATTTTAAACAGTATTTTATCGATAACAAGCAAGAAATTTACGAAAACCCTTCGCCCGGTAATAAGGAAGGCGGTATCACCACCCTCGAGGATAAATCTTTAGGTTGTACACAAAAGGCCGGTGTAGCCACCGTTGTTGATGTGCTTAAGTACACCGAGCGCGTTAAAAAGAACGGGTTAAACCTTTTTAACACACCGGGTAACGATTTAGTAGCCAGCAGCGGTATGGCCGCCGCCGGCGCGCACTTAGTGCTGTTTACCACCGGGCGCGGTAACCCTTACGGCACGGTGGTGCCTACCGTTAAAATAGCTACCAATAGTACCATAGCCGGCCGTAAGCCGCATTGGTTTGACTTTAATGCCGGCGTTATTTTAGAAAGCGGCGAGGTGGAAAGCGCCTTAGAAAGTTTTATTGATGTAGTAACAGCTATCGCTAGCGGCCAAAAGGCTAAAAATGAGCTGGCCGGTATGCAGGAGTTGGCCATCTTTAAGAGTGGTGTAACTTTATAG